CGCCCCGGTCGTCGACGCCGTCGACCTCGACCTCCCCCTCGGTGACGCCGGCGCCGCGCTGGCCGAGCTGGACCGGCTCTACCTGCGCGACGCCGTCTACTTCCACCACCCGCGCTACCTCGCCCACCTCAACTGCCCCGTCGTCATCCCCGCCGTCCTCGGCGAGGCGGTGCTCTCCGCCGTCAACTCCTCCCTGGACACCTGGGACCAGTCCGCCGGCGCCACCCTCATCGAACGCCGCCTGATCGACTGGACCGCCGCCCGCATCGGCCTCGGCCCGGCCGCGGACGGCGTGTTCACCTCCGGCGGCACCCAGTCCAACCTGCATGCGCTCCTGCTCGCCCGCGAGGAGGCGTGCGACGGCGTGCGCAAGCAGCGGGGCACCGGGCTGCGCACCGCCGAGATCCTGCCCCGGCTGCGCATCCTCGCCTCCGCGCACGGCCACTTCAGCGTCCGCAAGGCCGCCGCGCTCCTCGGCCTCGGCGAGGAGGCCGTCGTCGAGGTGCCGTGCGACGCGGAGCGCCGCATGCGGCCCGCCGCGCTGGCGGCCGCCCTCGCGCGGCTCCAGCGCGACGACCTCGTCCCCATGGCCGTCGTCGCCACCGCGGGCACCACCGACTTCGGCAGCGTCGATCCGCTGGCACAGCTCGCCGGGGTGTGCGCCGGGTACGGCGTGTGGCTGCACGTGGATGCGGCGTACGGCTGCGGGCTGCTGGTCTCGGGCCGCCGCCGGCACCTGCTCGCCGGCATCGAGCGCGCCGACTCGGTGACCGTCGACTTCCACAAGTCCTTCTTCCAGCCGGTCAGTTCCTCCGCC
The Streptomyces sp. CNQ-509 DNA segment above includes these coding regions:
- a CDS encoding aspartate aminotransferase family protein is translated as MRSHLLNDRTAGAYRRTVTAGVEHIAARLAHADRPFTGITPPALAPVVDAVDLDLPLGDAGAALAELDRLYLRDAVYFHHPRYLAHLNCPVVIPAVLGEAVLSAVNSSLDTWDQSAGATLIERRLIDWTAARIGLGPAADGVFTSGGTQSNLHALLLAREEACDGVRKQRGTGLRTAEILPRLRILASAHGHFSVRKAAALLGLGEEAVVEVPCDAERRMRPAALAAALARLQRDDLVPMAVVATAGTTDFGSVDPLAQLAGVCAGYGVWLHVDAAYGCGLLVSGRRRHLLAGIERADSVTVDFHKSFFQPVSSSAVLVRDRAALRHATYHADYLNPERMAAEQIPNQVDKSLQTTRRFDALKLWLTLRVMGADGVGALFDEVCDLAGAGWRLLDADPRFEVVVRPQLSTLVFRYVPDGPAGTDPARVDAANLRARERLAASGAAMVAGTKVDGRHHLKFTLLNPETTTEDLAAVLDLIAAHAADHTGESLVPEAPAADPAAPAVPAGPAVPAVPAGPAAPPVPAR